The sequence AGAAGGGCGCCTTCACCGGCGCCACCGCCCGCTCGGCCGGGCGCTTCGAGCAGGCCGAGGGGGGCACGCTCTTCCTCGACGAGATCGGCGACATGCCGATGGAGGCGCAGACGCGGCTCCTGCGCGTGCTCCAGCAGGGCGAGTACACGACGGTGGGCGGGCGCACGCCGATCAAGACCAACGTGCGCATCGTCGCCGCCACCAACAAGGACCTGCGCATCTCGATCCAGCAGGGGCTCTTCCGCGAGGACCTGTTCTTCCGCCTCAACGTCGTGCCCCTGCGCCTGCCGCCGCTGCGCGAGCGCGTCGAGGACATTCCCGACCTCGCCAGGCACTTCTTCGCCCAGATCGAGAAGGAAGGCCTCGCCCGCAAGCAGATGGATTCCGAGGCGATGGACCGTCTCAAGCGCTACCGCTGGCCGGGGAACGTGCGCGAGCTCGAGAACCTGATCCGCCGCCTCGCCGCGCTCTATCCGCAGGACACGATCACCGCGCCGATCATCGAGGGCGAGCTCGACGTGCGCCCGATCGAGTCGCCCGTGGCCGCGGGGGGCGACGGCGCGGAGGCGCCGGAGACGCTCTCCGGGTCGGTGGAGCGCCACCTCACCCGCTATTTCTCGAACTTCCGCGATACGCTGCCGCCGCCGGGGCTCTATCACCGCATCCTGCGCGAGGTGGAGGGGCCGCTCATCGCCGCCGCGCTCACCGCCACCCGCGGCAACCAGATCCGCGCCGCCGAGCTCCTCGGCCTCAATCGCAACACCTTGCGCAAGAAGGTCCGCGACCTCGACCTGCCGGTGATCCGCACGAGCCGCTGACGGCGGCGGCTCGCCACGCCCCCCTTTCGCTTCCCCGTCGGCAGTGTATTAGTTTCGCCACACTGTTGTGTGAACGCATCAGCGCAAACGGGCGAATCGGGGCGGGGGCCCCGCGGCGAGGCCGACGTGAAACAGATGCGGGGCAAGACGAGCGCGGACGACGAGATCGCCGCCACGGGGCCGGGCTGGGTCGGCCTCGTCGTGGTCGTGGCCGCGCTCGTCTCGGCGCTGGCGTCCTTCCTGATCCTGTCCGGCCTCACGCCGATCGAGCCGACCGAATCGGTCACGGTCAACGCGCTCGCGGTGAATCTCGGCTTCATCCTCGCGCTCGGCGCGATCATGGCCGTGCAGGCGAAGCGGCTGGTCCGGGCGCGCCGGGCCGGCGCGGCCGGCGCGCGTCTGCATCTGCGCTTCGTCGCCCTCTTCAGCGGGATCGCGACGGTCCCCGTCGTCGTGGTCGCCGTCGTCGCCTCGATCACGCTGGCGCGTGGGCTCGAGCCCTGGTTTTCGGGCTGGGTCGGCACGCTCCTGCAGAACACGGTGGAGATCGCCCACGAATACCGCGAGCTGCAGTGCCGGACGCTCGCGCGCGAGACGACGCTCATGGCCGCGGATCTCGACCGCGCCAAGGTGCTCTACGACGCCGATCCGAACCTGTTTCGCGAGTTCATGCGCTCGCGCGCGACCTTCCTCGGCTTTCCGGTCGCCATGGTGGTGGAGCCGGACGGGCGCGTCGTCGAGGAGATCGTCAACGTCCCGATCCCGGGCCTCGAGGTGCCGGGCCCGCGCGACCTCGCGGACGCCGACGAGGAGGACGCGCTGTGCCTCGTGCCGCGCGAGGATTCGGTGCTGCGCTCGATCCTCAAGCTTCAGGAGCACGACGGCCGCATCCTCTTCGTCACGCGCTTCGTCGACCGGCGCGCCCTCGACTTCCCGGCGGAAGCGGAAGCGGGCATGAACTACTACAACCTCCTCGCCCAGCTCTCCTCGGGCATCCAGATCGCCTTCGCCTCCATGCTCGCGGTGATCACGTTGATCATCCTGCTCGCGGCGATCTGGTTCGGGCTCGGCTCCGCCGACCGGCTGGTCGCTCCCATCCGTCGGCTCATCCGCGCGACGCAGCAGGTGGCGGAAGGGAACTTCTACGTCCAGGTACCGGTGCGCCGGACGGAAGGCGACCTCGCCTTCCTCGGCCAGACCTTCAACGCCATGACGTCGGAGCTGCGCCGCCAGCACGACGGGCTCACCGCCGCGAGCGACCTGATCGACCGGCGCCGGCGCTTCACCGAGGCGGTGCTCTCGGGCGTCTCCGCGGGCGTGGTCGGCCTCGACGCGCACGGGGCGGTCACCATCATGAACCCCTCGGCCGAGCGGCTGTTCGGCCTCTCCGAAACGAACGCCGTCGGCCGTCCCGCCGCCGACGTCCTGCCGGAGCTCGCGGGCCTCGTCGAGACGGCGCGCAGCGCGCGCACGCGGCTGACGCAGGCCCAGATCGCCATCCAGCGCGGCGGGCGCGAGCGCACCGTCGACGTGCGCGTCACCTCCGAGCAGGCGCGCGGCGACGAGAAGGGCTTCGTCGTCACCCTCGACGACATCACCGATCTCGTCTCCGCCCAGCGCACCTCCGCCTGGGCCGACGTCGCGCGCCGCATCGCCCACGAGATCAAGAACCCGCTCACCCCGATCCAGCTCTCGGCCGAGCGGATCCGGCGCAAGTACGGCAAGGTCATCACCGAGGACCGCGCCGTGTTCGACCAGTGCACGGACACGATCGTGCGTCAGGTCGACGACATCAAGCGCATGGTCGACGAGTTCTCGTCCTTCGCCCGGATGCCCAAGCCGAAGATCGTCGAGCGCGAGGACCTGTCCGACACGGTGCGCCAGGCGCTCTTCATGATGCGCATCGCCCACCCCGACATCGCCTTCGAGGACGAGCTGCCCCAGGAGCCGCTTCTCGCCCGGTTCGACCGGCGGCTCGTGTCACAGGCGGTGGCGAACATCCTGAAGAACGCGGCGGAATCCATCGCCGAATCGCCGGATGCGACGCCCGGCGAGGGTCGCATCACGGTCGCGGTCGGCCTCGAGGAGGGCGTCGTCGCCATCGACGTCGTCGACACGGGCCGCGGCTTCCCCACCGAGAACCGCCAGCGGCTGCTCGAGCCCTACATGACCACGCGCGACAAGGGCACCGGACTCGGCCTGCCGATCGTCGCCAAGATCTTCGAGGAGCACGGCGGCGGCGTCGAGCTTCGCGACAATCCCGCCGGGCGGGGCGCCTGGGTGCGCCTCTGGTTCCCGGCCGAGCCCGCCCGCGAGGCGGGCGAGACCACACCAAGCGCCGACGCGGCGCGCATCTCGGGGGCGACCACGCCATGAGCGCCGATATCCTCATCGTCGACGACGAGGCCGACATCCGCGATCTGGTCGCGGGAATCCTGGAGGACGAGGGCCACCGCAGCCGCACCGCCGGCGGCTCGGACGAGGCGCTCGCCGCCATCGAGAGCCGGCGCCCGCACCTCGTCTTCCTCGACATCTGGCTCCAGGGCTCGCGGCTCGACGGGCTGCAGGTCCTCGAGCAGATCAAGGCGAGCCATCCGGAGCTGCCGGTGGTGATGATCTCCGGCCACGGCAACATCGAGACCGCCGTCTCCGCGATCAAGCTCGGCGCCTACGACTTCATCGAGAAGCCGTTCAAGGCCGACCGGCTGGTGCTCGTCGCCGAGCGCGCGCTGGAGGCCTCGCGGCTCAAGCGCGAGGTGCGCGAGCTGCGCGCCCGCTCGGCCGAGGCGAGCCGGATCTGCGGCAAGTCGCCGGTCATGAACCAGCTGCGCCAGACGGTCGAGCGCGTCGCGCCGACCAACGCGCGCGTTCTCGTCACCGGCGCGCCGGGCTGCGGCAAGGAGCTCGTCGCACGCACCATGCACGCGCTCTCCAGCCGGGCCAACGGCCCCTTCGTGGTGATCAACGCGGCGACGATCACGCCCGAGACCATGGAGGCCGAGCTCTTCGGCGTCGAATCGGGCGAGAGCCGCGACCGCCGCGTCGGCGCCCTCGAGGAGGCGCACGGCGGCACGCTCTACATCGACGAGATCGCCGATTTCCCAAAGGAGACCCAGGCCCGCATCCTGCGGGTTCTCGTCGAGCAGAATTTCCAGCGCGTCGGCGGCTCGACGCGCGTTCACGTCGACGTGCGCATCGTCTCGTCCTCCAGCCGCGACCTGAAGGCCGAGATCGCGGCGGGGCGCCTGCGCGAGGACCTCTTCCACCGCCTCAGCGTCGTGCCGATCCGCGTGCCGTCCCTCGCCGAGCGGCGGGAGGACGTGCCGGAGCTGATCGGCTTCTTCATGGAGCAGATCTCGCGGGCGACCGGCCTGCCGCCGCGTCGCATCGGCTCGGACGCGCTCGCGGTGCTCCAGTCGCACGACTGGCCCGGAAACGTGCGCCAGTTGCGCAACAACGTCGAGCGCCTGATGATTCTGGCGAGCGGCGATCCCGAGATCGAGATCACCGCCGACATGCTCCCCGCCGAGGTCGGCGCGCTCGTGCCGGCGACGCCGAGCGGGGCGGGCGGAGAGAAGCTGATGAGCCTGCCGCTGCGCGAGGCGCGCGAGATCTTCGAGCGCGAGTACCTGATGGCCCAGATCGCACGTTTTTCCGGCAACATCTCGCGCACGGCCGAGTTCATCGGCATGGAGCGCTCGGCGCTCCACCGCAAGCTGAAGTCGCTCGGCGTGAACGCCTGACCATGGTCGCGCGCGAAAAAGCGCGCGTGACGGCGACAAGGGGACTTGCCTTGGCGATAGGACCCATCTGTAATGGGCGTGCCGGTTCAGGGCCGCCAGCAGGCGGTCGATCTAAGTTCCATGGCTCCTGACTTCCAAGACCGGCGGCGGCAGGGTGGCGAGGCAAACTCATGGCGGGCGAGCGTGCGCAGAATCTGCAAGACACGTTTCTCAATCACGTGCGGAAGAACAAGGTCCCCCTGACCATCTTCCTGGTGAACGGCGTGAAGCTCCAAGGCGTTGTCACGTGGTTCGATAATTTCTGCGTCCTGTTGCGCCGCGATGGACACTCACAGCTCGTCTACAAGCACGCGATCTCCACGGTCATGCCGGGGCATCCGATCCAGCTGTTCGAGCAGGGGGACGAGGGCGGCGAGAAAGGCTGAGCCGTGAGCGAGCCGAAGCCGCCCGTCGAGGAGAGGCTCCAGCGGCTGGCCGAGCCCGAGAAGGAGGTCGCCTCGGGGACCCCGACGCTCGTGGTCGGCCCCTACCTGACGCGCCGTCGCGCGGGCGGGGAGGGCGAGAGCGCGCCG comes from Salinarimonas sp. and encodes:
- the ntrC gene encoding nitrogen regulation protein NR(I); the encoded protein is MPSGHILLADDDAAIRTVLNQALSRAGYEVRSTSNAATLWRWVAQGDGDIIITDVVMPDENAFDLLPRIKRLRPELPIIVMSAQNTFMTAIKASERGAYEYLPKPFDLKELVAVVGRALSRPRGPVSSADGEGEDIPLVGRSPAMQEIYRALARLMPTDLTVMITGESGTGKELVARALHDYGKRRSGPFVAVNMAAIPRDLIESELFGHEKGAFTGATARSAGRFEQAEGGTLFLDEIGDMPMEAQTRLLRVLQQGEYTTVGGRTPIKTNVRIVAATNKDLRISIQQGLFREDLFFRLNVVPLRLPPLRERVEDIPDLARHFFAQIEKEGLARKQMDSEAMDRLKRYRWPGNVRELENLIRRLAALYPQDTITAPIIEGELDVRPIESPVAAGGDGAEAPETLSGSVERHLTRYFSNFRDTLPPPGLYHRILREVEGPLIAAALTATRGNQIRAAELLGLNRNTLRKKVRDLDLPVIRTSR
- a CDS encoding PAS domain-containing sensor histidine kinase, whose protein sequence is MRGKTSADDEIAATGPGWVGLVVVVAALVSALASFLILSGLTPIEPTESVTVNALAVNLGFILALGAIMAVQAKRLVRARRAGAAGARLHLRFVALFSGIATVPVVVVAVVASITLARGLEPWFSGWVGTLLQNTVEIAHEYRELQCRTLARETTLMAADLDRAKVLYDADPNLFREFMRSRATFLGFPVAMVVEPDGRVVEEIVNVPIPGLEVPGPRDLADADEEDALCLVPREDSVLRSILKLQEHDGRILFVTRFVDRRALDFPAEAEAGMNYYNLLAQLSSGIQIAFASMLAVITLIILLAAIWFGLGSADRLVAPIRRLIRATQQVAEGNFYVQVPVRRTEGDLAFLGQTFNAMTSELRRQHDGLTAASDLIDRRRRFTEAVLSGVSAGVVGLDAHGAVTIMNPSAERLFGLSETNAVGRPAADVLPELAGLVETARSARTRLTQAQIAIQRGGRERTVDVRVTSEQARGDEKGFVVTLDDITDLVSAQRTSAWADVARRIAHEIKNPLTPIQLSAERIRRKYGKVITEDRAVFDQCTDTIVRQVDDIKRMVDEFSSFARMPKPKIVEREDLSDTVRQALFMMRIAHPDIAFEDELPQEPLLARFDRRLVSQAVANILKNAAESIAESPDATPGEGRITVAVGLEEGVVAIDVVDTGRGFPTENRQRLLEPYMTTRDKGTGLGLPIVAKIFEEHGGGVELRDNPAGRGAWVRLWFPAEPAREAGETTPSADAARISGATTP
- a CDS encoding sigma-54 dependent transcriptional regulator, encoding MSADILIVDDEADIRDLVAGILEDEGHRSRTAGGSDEALAAIESRRPHLVFLDIWLQGSRLDGLQVLEQIKASHPELPVVMISGHGNIETAVSAIKLGAYDFIEKPFKADRLVLVAERALEASRLKREVRELRARSAEASRICGKSPVMNQLRQTVERVAPTNARVLVTGAPGCGKELVARTMHALSSRANGPFVVINAATITPETMEAELFGVESGESRDRRVGALEEAHGGTLYIDEIADFPKETQARILRVLVEQNFQRVGGSTRVHVDVRIVSSSSRDLKAEIAAGRLREDLFHRLSVVPIRVPSLAERREDVPELIGFFMEQISRATGLPPRRIGSDALAVLQSHDWPGNVRQLRNNVERLMILASGDPEIEITADMLPAEVGALVPATPSGAGGEKLMSLPLREAREIFEREYLMAQIARFSGNISRTAEFIGMERSALHRKLKSLGVNA
- the hfq gene encoding RNA chaperone Hfq — its product is MAGERAQNLQDTFLNHVRKNKVPLTIFLVNGVKLQGVVTWFDNFCVLLRRDGHSQLVYKHAISTVMPGHPIQLFEQGDEGGEKG